Proteins found in one Carassius auratus strain Wakin chromosome 12, ASM336829v1, whole genome shotgun sequence genomic segment:
- the LOC113111969 gene encoding retinol-binding protein 4-A — MLRLCIALCVLATCWAQDCLVSNITVQQDFDKMRYQGTWYAVAKKDPVGLFLLDNIVTNFKVEEDGTMTATAIGRVIILNNWEMCANMFGTFEDTEDPAKFKMKYWGAAAYLQTGYDDHWIIDTDYDNYAIHYSCRELDVDGTCLDGYSFIFSRYPDGLRPEDQKNVTEKKQDVCFLGKYRRVAHTGFCDTA; from the exons ATGCTCAGGCTTTGCATTGCTCTCTGTGTCCTGGCGACATGCTGGGCGCAGGACTGTCTGGTGAGCAACATCACTGTCCAACAAGACTTTGACAAGATGAGG TATCAAGGAACATGGTATGCTGTTGCCAAGAAAGACCCTGTTGGGCTTTTCCTTCTTGATAATATTGTCACCAATTTCAAAGTGGAGGAGGATGGAACCATGACAGCCACCGCCATTGGAAGAGTCATCATTCTCAA CAATTGGGAGATGTGCGCCAACATGTTTGGCACTTTTGAAGATACAGAAGATCCTGCTAAGTTCAAGATGAAATACTGGGGAGCTGCAGCATATCTCCAAACTGGAT ATGATGACCACTGGATCATTGACACAGACTATGATAACTACGCCATCCACTACTCCTGCAGAGAGCTCGATGTGGATGGAACCTGCTTGGATGGTTATTCCTTCATCTTCTCCCGATATCCTGATGGCCTCAGACCTGAAGACCAGAAGAACGTGACAGAGAAGAAACAGGACGTCTGCTTCCTGGGCAAATACAGACGCGTTGCACACACTG GTTTCTGTGACACTGCCTAA
- the LOC113111970 gene encoding centrosomal protein of 55 kDa-like isoform X2, which produces MTQDAPYLNLFSLSRKWNRPFSQADVDIPPHLVAHYCCHLTPDMATKGAKESIVNKLGFKSSSSRSVEIEMEKLKRENQQLKKSLQDMKKHHNTQPDSDKTKLLERILSLETLRERNSQQLLEKEQEISGLRQQLRSSHGDVVSSLHTQLEKKQHEAEQRERQLQALSQETQDLKNKFCAVSERCDTLEKTQLPSAELAVLQEQLRDALEKNHNWLVYDQQREAYVQGVLTRTKELETQLNEANQALQQQHKEASSDCTQRELEAERTRVSRVQTELEDLRGRYEEKSREAAQAREERKREREALQEERKCSSEQSARLQAELEEERRRVAELLMQVNLLQKSLMNQQEEKKRVTVLEQQLSAKESESDKLDRQSLQHQLQKVLKELRKARDQITRLETAKQRESRFSEPSSYNRTVQDHTTSPSKVHNVLDESILECPNCGASYPTSQHRELLAHLDYCFS; this is translated from the exons ATGACGCAGGACGCGCCGTATTTAAACTTGTTTTCATTATCACGGAAGTGGAACAGACCGTTTTCACAGGCTGATGTTGATATACCTCCACACTTAGTCGCTCATTATTGTTGTC ACCTCACTCCAGACATGGCAACGAAGGGGGCCAAGGAGAGCATCGTGAATAAACTGGGCTTTAAAAGCTCCAGCTCCAGGTCAGTGGAGATAgagatggagaaactgaagaGAGAGAACCAGCAGCTGAAGAAGAGTCTGCAGGACATGAAGAAACATCACAACACACAACCAGACTCAGACAAAACCAAGCTCCTGGAG AGGATCTTGTCTCTGGAGACGCTGAGGGAGAGGAACTCGCAGCAGCTGCTGGAGAAGGAGCAGGAGATCTCAGGTCTCAGACAGCAGCTGCGCTCCTCTCACGGAGACGTGGTGTCTTCACTGCACACCCAGCTGGAGAAGAAACAACACGAggctgaacagagagagagacagctccAGGCACTCTCACAGGAGACCCAAGACCTGAAGAACAAGTTCTGCGCTGTTTCTGAGAGGTGTGACACGCTTGAGAAGACACAG cttccgtCGGCTGAGCTTGCGGTGCTTCAGGAGCAGCTGCGAGAC GCTCTGGAGAAGAACCATAACTGGCTTGTGTATGACCAGCAGCGGGAGGCCTACGTTCAGGGCGTTTTGACCAGGACCAAAGAGTTAGAGACGCAGTTAAATGAAGCAAATCAAGCCCTCCAACAACAGCACAAAGAAGCCAGTTCAGATT GCACACAGCGTGAGCTGGAGGCCGAGCGCACACGAGTCAGCCGAGTCCAGACAGAACTGGAGGATCTGAGAGGAAGATATGAGGAGAAGAGCAGGGAAGCGGCTCAGGCGCGGGAGGAGAGGAAGCGTGAGCGGGAGGCTCTGCAGGAGGAGAGGAAGTGTTCATCAGAGCAAAGCGCTCGACTGCAGGCAgagctggaggaggagaggaggagggtgGCCGAGCTCCTCATGCAG GTGAATCTACTGCAGAAATCCCTGATGAATCAGCAGGAGGAGAAGAAAAGAGTCACCGTTTTGGAACAACAG TTGTCGGCTAAAGAATCTGAAAGTGATAAACTGGACCGTCAATCTCTACAGCACCAGCTGCAGAAAGTTTTGAAAGAGCTTCGTAAGGCCAGAGACCAGATTACACGCCTGGAGACTGCC AAACAGAGAGAGTCTCGCTTCTCTGAGCCCAGCTCCTATAACAGGACTGTTCAAGATCACACCACGTCTCCATCTAAAGTCCATAACGTACTAGATGAGAGTATCCTGGAGTGTCCGAACTGTGGCGCTTCATATCCCACCAGCCAGCACCGAGAGCTGCTAGCCCACCTGGACTACTGCTTCAGCTAA
- the LOC113111970 gene encoding centrosomal protein of 55 kDa-like isoform X1 gives MTQDAPYLNLFSLSRKWNRPFSQADVDIPPHLVAHYCCHLTPDMATKGAKESIVNKLGFKSSSSRSVEIEMEKLKRENQQLKKSLQDMKKHHNTQPDSDKTKLLERILSLETLRERNSQQLLEKEQEISGLRQQLRSSHGDVVSSLHTQLEKKQHEAEQRERQLQALSQETQDLKNKFCAVSERCDTLEKTQLPSAELAVLQEQLRDALEKNHNWLVYDQQREAYVQGVLTRTKELETQLNEANQALQQQHKEASSDCTQRELEAERTRVSRVQTELEDLRGRYEEKSREAAQAREERKREREALQEERKCSSEQSARLQAELEEERRRVAELLMQVNLLQKSLMNQQEEKKRVTVLEQQIQLSAKESESDKLDRQSLQHQLQKVLKELRKARDQITRLETAKQRESRFSEPSSYNRTVQDHTTSPSKVHNVLDESILECPNCGASYPTSQHRELLAHLDYCFS, from the exons ATGACGCAGGACGCGCCGTATTTAAACTTGTTTTCATTATCACGGAAGTGGAACAGACCGTTTTCACAGGCTGATGTTGATATACCTCCACACTTAGTCGCTCATTATTGTTGTC ACCTCACTCCAGACATGGCAACGAAGGGGGCCAAGGAGAGCATCGTGAATAAACTGGGCTTTAAAAGCTCCAGCTCCAGGTCAGTGGAGATAgagatggagaaactgaagaGAGAGAACCAGCAGCTGAAGAAGAGTCTGCAGGACATGAAGAAACATCACAACACACAACCAGACTCAGACAAAACCAAGCTCCTGGAG AGGATCTTGTCTCTGGAGACGCTGAGGGAGAGGAACTCGCAGCAGCTGCTGGAGAAGGAGCAGGAGATCTCAGGTCTCAGACAGCAGCTGCGCTCCTCTCACGGAGACGTGGTGTCTTCACTGCACACCCAGCTGGAGAAGAAACAACACGAggctgaacagagagagagacagctccAGGCACTCTCACAGGAGACCCAAGACCTGAAGAACAAGTTCTGCGCTGTTTCTGAGAGGTGTGACACGCTTGAGAAGACACAG cttccgtCGGCTGAGCTTGCGGTGCTTCAGGAGCAGCTGCGAGAC GCTCTGGAGAAGAACCATAACTGGCTTGTGTATGACCAGCAGCGGGAGGCCTACGTTCAGGGCGTTTTGACCAGGACCAAAGAGTTAGAGACGCAGTTAAATGAAGCAAATCAAGCCCTCCAACAACAGCACAAAGAAGCCAGTTCAGATT GCACACAGCGTGAGCTGGAGGCCGAGCGCACACGAGTCAGCCGAGTCCAGACAGAACTGGAGGATCTGAGAGGAAGATATGAGGAGAAGAGCAGGGAAGCGGCTCAGGCGCGGGAGGAGAGGAAGCGTGAGCGGGAGGCTCTGCAGGAGGAGAGGAAGTGTTCATCAGAGCAAAGCGCTCGACTGCAGGCAgagctggaggaggagaggaggagggtgGCCGAGCTCCTCATGCAG GTGAATCTACTGCAGAAATCCCTGATGAATCAGCAGGAGGAGAAGAAAAGAGTCACCGTTTTGGAACAACAG ATCCAGTTGTCGGCTAAAGAATCTGAAAGTGATAAACTGGACCGTCAATCTCTACAGCACCAGCTGCAGAAAGTTTTGAAAGAGCTTCGTAAGGCCAGAGACCAGATTACACGCCTGGAGACTGCC AAACAGAGAGAGTCTCGCTTCTCTGAGCCCAGCTCCTATAACAGGACTGTTCAAGATCACACCACGTCTCCATCTAAAGTCCATAACGTACTAGATGAGAGTATCCTGGAGTGTCCGAACTGTGGCGCTTCATATCCCACCAGCCAGCACCGAGAGCTGCTAGCCCACCTGGACTACTGCTTCAGCTAA
- the prrt2 gene encoding proline-rich transmembrane protein 2, translated as METEYHQASLGSLVCTHDGEPTSCQTPGPVTHQPGTTGVGSDSFPCLRPLAFPQQSKEEARRSGEVTVMVKEKAESADRICSSLNDAAASKPILSSPPRRHHSLPHSHHPHVGRTRMGSRSSSIAYTAFSPRPSISRHSSIATNPPMDRSKPKDYLILAVIACFCPVWPINIVGFVYSIMSRNSLEQGNIDGARRLGRVAKLLSVVSLLGGAIIIVACAVNLSINVKS; from the exons ATGGAAACCGAGTACCATCAGGCATCGCTGGGCTCTCTGGTTTGTACCCATGATGGAGAGCCGACCAGCTGCCAGACCCCGGGCCCTGTGACACACCAGCCGGGGACCACCGGGGTCGGATCGGACTCCTTCCCATGTCTGCGCCCCCTCGCTTTCCCCCAGCAGTCCAAGGAGGAGGCGCGGCGCTCGGGAGAGGTCACCGTTATGGTCAAGGAGAAAGCAGAGAGTG CTGATAGGATCTGTTCATCCCTGAATGATGCTGCTGCCTCCAAACCCATCCTCTCGTCTCCTCCTCGCCGGCATcattctctccctcactctcacCATCCACATGTGGGCCGTACCCGGATGGGCAGCCGCTCCAGCTCCATCGCCTACACAGCCTTCTCCCCACGGCCCTCCATATCACGCCACTCCAGCATCGCCACCAACCCCCCGATGGACCGCTCCAAACCCAAAGACTACCTCATCCTCGCCGTCATTGCCTGCTTCTGTCCTGTCTGGCCAATCAACATTGTGGGATTTGTTTACTCCATCATG TCGAGGAACAGTCTGGAGCAGGGGAACATCGACGGAGCGAGACGACTGGGTCGCGTGGCCAAGCTGCTCTCGGTGGTCTCTCTGCTGGGAGGAGCCATCATCATCGTAGCATGTGCTGTGAATCTGTCAA TTAATGTGAAATCCTGA